ttgtttgtctatgtcttaacttgttgctgtaagaatttcaggtcaattgaccaaatctacagtgaattatggccaaatgaacagttactattcgtttggtcaattctgcagaattcagtgcagggtatccggattggggccaagttttggtcctcttgctttggtcttttgggcatggtttcttcagcaaaaatgtgccattataaacctagtttcatgtccaattggccaaacaccaattggacctacacagccaaagttatggctgtgtaaatggactgaattttcagtcaccattctgcaccctctaggcagcacacaccttccctttgccatgctttattccagtcccaattaaggtcaaattccttcaaatggtcactaattgaccattaggatgtactttaacaattccataagccaagctaatttttttctccccaaaaccctagcttcacaatataatttctacaaggtgccttagttagcataccaattcatcacctatatatatatatatatatatatatatcttcaacatcatttttagtccactttaagaccaacaaaacacttattcctataccttcaatagggctgccgaattctatattggacatgcacatgagtttggttcatttcattcacaaatacttgttggtttcaagtccttaacatagaaattaaaagttttaagtgtatatatgcactaaccttgattgggcagaatttccaaagccctaaacttcaatttccttcactttctaggcagccaaacactttcccaagagatgTGGTTAGGTTTTAATGAAAGGGTTTAGAGTTTAGTGGAGTAAAATCAATGAGAattgaagaaagagatgaaagaaAAATTTTTCATGGGAGAGGGAGACTTGATTTCGGCCATGGAgagtgaaatgaagaagatggctgtttttattttgtttttatctcattttagttcatttttatctcttttattaatttgtcaaattgtgattggtggagctttttaaattgcatcaccatatgtcataaatgggcatttttatggatttttcttttcttttcatcactactcaatttcaatttaatttctagtaatgtttattcatattttatgtcatattaattatttactcaactggacaagtcggccaaaaatcacctctgaaggcgaaatgaccaaaatgccctccgtttggcttaacgggtcaaaattgtctgtaccgattgaaaaatttttctaagtattttcttggcattctaatgccatgggaacctcaataacccttctctggagttccaaaaattattttataatttttcccccgggtttagggctcctcgtagaactgcaacttccctcctgctacccatcgcttgggcaccgtttgacttggttgtcttttatttctaaaatttttactaagtgtttcttattaatatttgagttaattatggtccctcacttaagtttaattatttttccggacgttctagctgtccggaccgacaccggtcaccggaacagtagaatgtacggaatgattaccgggagggtgttacagagactttcaaatgacatcataatgatgtcatatttggcatttttatggatttttcttttcttttcatcactactcaatttcaatttaatttttagtaatgtttcttcatattttatgtcatattaattatttacttaactggacaagttggccaaaaatcacctctgaaggcaaaatgaccaaaatgccctccgtttggcttaacgggtcaaaattgtctgtatcgattgaaaaatttttctaggtattttcttggcattctaatgccatgggaacctcaataacccttctctggagtcccttcccccgggtctagggctcctcgttgcgagaaccgcaacttccctctgagttacccctcgctagggcaccgactcgtttaacttggttgtattttatttctaaaatttttactaaatttttcttattaatatttgagctaattttggttcctcactttagtttaaatatttttccggacgttctagctgtccggaccgacaccggtcaccgaaacagtagaatgtacggaattgctaccgggagggtgttacaagaaatgTTCGTTGAAAAAATTATCATCTTTTTCCTCTGGATTGtataacataaaaattgttgtgattGAAACACATGTTATAGTAAACTTGAAGTTTATTGATATAAACCTGAAGTTTACTAATCAAAGTGACTTTATTGTTTGGCATGACTGCTTGGGCCATCTCGAATCAATtatgatataaaaaattataaattcatgtggTCATTTGTGGGACCCTCAAGCCCAGTTTAGCATCATCTTCTCATGCCACTACCATGATACTAGGATATTAATGTCACAAAAGCAGAGGAAAAGAATCACCACCCGTGTAATAACCAGGACAAATTCTTAAGAAGGGATATGGATGGAAACTTAAAGTCCTATAACTAAAAAAAAGGGAAGGAGAATAGAAGCTAAACTTTAAAATAGCCTTTTACAACCCATAAAAACAAAATGATCCTATAACTATTACAAGGCCTTTGGCCAAATAACCTCATACAAGAGGCCTTGAATCTCCAAAGTGAGCCTTGATCCACCATTTGCATAGATTACATCCTCCATGGGCTTTTCTTTGCTCCACGTGTGGGCCTTGCGCTTTTTATGGACTTGGGCTCATTTTATTTATCTAAACAatttataattaactaattaattaggataattaaaaaaatataaaattaaagaatAGAATTTAAATCAAGCTAAAATATAGAATAAAATTTAAAGTAGGACTTCTAAATGAGGTGTGATTTGACCCTAGACATCTTGCTCCAGTCAGCCATTATTGCACCAAAATAAAAGTTATTAAACTCAtgcaaaatagaaaaataaaagttagtaTCATATCTAaacaagtaaaataaaattatacataAAATTAACATAAAAAACCAATAATTCACTATACAGGGCAGCAAATTTgcaacaataattaaaaatagcAAAACACCTAGAAAAATTATTAACTTCTATTATAATATGCCAAACATATCATACTAAAATTCAGAAAAAATAACCATAAAAAACATGCAAAATCGTGTATGCAATAAGCAATGAAATTGGCATATGCAATTTTATTACCTAATCTGACCTATGGATACAAAATGGCACTTTCATAGCaaaccaaaaagaaaatagaaaatataaaaatatggcAAGAAAACTGACATCCTAAAATGCAATTTACGCACATGAATTACTCAAAAATACCAAATATAGACCAAGTTATTACCTTTTCAAAATTGGGTTTGTGCAGTATTATGCCTTCTCTGGTGCAAACTTTAAGAAATCATAACTAATTCTAGAAAAATCTTTTTTAGGTCATTCAAAAAATCAAATCATATGTAAATAATGTaaataattcattaaaaaaaatatcaGAGGAAAAATAGGTCATTTTCAAAAGGTAAAAATAGAATAGAAGCACAAAATGTCCTAAGCATGCATATGGAGTGATTTCAGTGTCCAGTCAAATTTACCTTGTTTTGGAGTTTGACTTTATATCAAAGGCCTTATAAGACACCCAAAGACATCTTGGAATGATGGAAATTAGATCTAGAGTAATGGAGATGCAATTAGaggttaagggggggggggggggggggaggggtggTCCAAAAATGAACCTAATAGACTAATTAGCTAGggctaatttttagtgaagggtggCAGCCTAATGGTGGCTTGAATGGGACTTTAGGGAGTGTTCTAATTAATTTAGAATCGCCCCAAAGTGCTCAGCAGATTGAGAGTTGATTTAAAGTCTCTTAGGATGGGTATTTATAGGACAACCTAGGGCTAATGTGATATGGTTAGGttgatcatgtttaatttgaaaattaaattactcTCACCTCATCCTTATCTCTAGATTTAAATTAGGCTAAGATAATGGTTGACCAAAATCATTTTATTTatcttttcaattaatttttaattaattttgaaaataataaagcCCATTTTCTATTTTAATTATCCTGTCCGAATTGGGCTTGGAAGTGAGGCCTAGTGTGCTTAGTCCATTGCTTCCTTAGCCCTTTAGGGACCTTAGAGACTTTGCTTCATGGCCTGATCAAATGGCTTAGGTTTCAAGTCTTGGTCCAAGTCAATTTTTTCCTTTTAAAGCACTCTAAACCTACTTTCCACTCCattaatttttgaataattttTTAGCATTCTAAATGTCCTTGAAGTGTCTCAGAATACCTGTGGATCCTTTAATCCATTATCATAGGGCTATTCACTGCCTCTACATAGTATGAATTCCAAGGGGTTAAAAAAAAATAGGTATCTATAGTTTGTCCCCCACTTCGGTAGAGTTTGGGAATAGTGCCAAAAGGTTCTGCCAAAGTCCGTTGACTCATATGATATAAAGAACTAAGGTTTGAGTATACCACCTTCTATGATACACTCACTGTATGAGTTATGTTAGGACTTTAACTATGCTTCCTATTCCTTCTAAGACTGATGGTTACATAGGCTATAGCAAAAGTGTGTGATTTTGAAATGCTGAGGCTTTGAACTTAGCAACTCTGAGCTTCCTACATATCTCCTGTTGAGGGAGAATCAAATCCTCTCATAGTTCTAAAGTAACTTCATTTGAAAAACTTGATTTGAGattttgggattcgcatctaagtAACACTTAGATTGCCTAGATATCTCCTTTTGAGGGAGAATCAAACGTAGCGTAGTTCGATAAGTGCAATGCTATGAAATGATATTTTCTCATTTGAGTGGTCATATCTCTCTTGTTTGCGTAGACATATTGCTCGCTTGAGTTATTCCATTTCTTATGCCTACTTTGGCATATTGCTTGCTTAAGCTGATCCATTTCTTATGCCTATTTGGGCATGTTACTTGCTTGAGCTATTCTATTTCTTATGCTTGCTTAGGCATATTGTTTGTTTGAGCTATCTTTGATCCTCTTATGCCTTCTTAGACTTCTCTTATCTTGCCATCTATCTAGGCAGTTTTCTTATTCTCTTTTTATTCTTCTgacattttctttttctcttcttttctttttactgggaatatttaattctttttattatcCTCTTTTCTCACTTTTATTTCACTCATTATTTGcttcaacaattttttttattcattactTGCTTAAGCATTTTATCTTTGTGCCTGCATAGGAATCTTTGCTTTCTTTCATTACCCGCTTAGGTAGTTTGCTCACTTTGAGTAGCTTTGATCTTTTTGTCATACCCACTTGGGCCAATAGCTCATTTGAGCGATACCAATTCACATGCTTacttaagcttttttttttttttttctcttactaCCTACTCTGGTAGTATTCTTTCCTTTGGCATTTCTCTCTTTTCCTTATTTTCATTTTTTCTATGCAATTCTACATGATGCAATGCAAGCATGACTATACTCAATCGTCATTATATGTAATACAAATGCATCTATCTATGCATGGCATAATGATGCTCAATGACTTGTATATTTCAAATGCTCATGCTCATGTTATGGAAAATCTCTTTTGGGAAGATGATGCACATGCCAAAAATTTTAGTGGGAATTTTGGACTTTCTTGAAAATTTTGGCTCCACTTAGGGAccatttttgtaaaaaaaattctGATATGGTCAAAAATGTGATTTTACATTCTTTTAAAAAATCTCCATTTTCAATGTTAAGAGTGCAAAATATGAATTCAGATCTTGGATCAGAGtgaaaattcattttattttgaaatttgaCTCTCCAGGGATGAAATTTTACTCCTAATGTCATGCATATGTCATGATTTATCTGATGTAAGTACACTATAACTTTTTCCTTATTCCTTCGAATATTCCATATCCTAACTTGGCAATTCTATTTCTCTTTTCAAGATGTTGGTACATGATaaagtcaaattatatagacatttagggTCAATATTCaatgcattttgttagcatttagtctccttttatatttatttttatgtgtgtttaataatattttagaaaacttattaatccaactcaattctttgatttttatattttattaggtgTTTTTATGCAGTTCTTGAGCCAAGGACGAGTTTGAAAGAGATCTGGAAATCAAAAAGTGAAGAATGGAAGGCCAGAAGAATTACACGAGCCATGTAACCTGTCCCCTGTAACCTTCTGGACCTCGTGCAACCTTCTGGACAAAAGAAAACTAAAAAGTTCAAGCTATAGAAAACTACAGGGGTCACCCCATGTAACGTTACACGGCGTACGTACTGTTCTTAGCAATTTTAACCTTACTTTTCTTCCTTTCAACTATAATCGAATGGACTTCTAAGACTTTTAGGACTTTGAAACAAAGGTttttacactagatataaatataacaagtcaagaattgaggGAGGAGAACTAATTTTACATTCAAGAGTGCACATTAACTTTAAAAAAGGCAAAGAAAAAATAAGATCTgtaagattgctagaagggattttcagtCAAAGTTCCAGAAGTACAAGGCTGCAATTCTCCATCTAggttctttcattctatttcttctcatgtcatttctttattttataaaattgattgtgaaactcaccatgtgtgagtaatttctttattctagggttagggatatagcactctcaatttaattgtggatcttgtttgattttatttaatatattggatattttgttctttgattcaatctcttgtgtacttaatgcatgctatgtattggtatccacttagtattgattctacatattaattaaaggactaaaaggtgaagattaagattaaaaaatcaagattttgaacttaggatTCTTGATCTAGAGTTAGGCTGGAATTCTATGTGGATCTAACAATTAATCAAAGAACATAataggttttaattaatttaatcaccacgaaagtaggggtttagtttattaaaatataatttgagtgccttgagagatgacttaagataacttaggattaatttccttcaaagtaataatctcccatttatttaatgaaatagattgattctaaaattgattgaagtgtgaacccctatctttagaatatttttattaattaatattcaagtttagttaattgttttagattttatttcttttaatttatatttaattaatatttctaTACAATTCGAttatctagataattaaaatcactgtaGTTTGGTACCCAATATGAtcatcgtgggaatgatactgTACTCACTAATGTATTAGTTGTTAATGATTCGTGCATTTGTATGGTTGTAGACCAGCAAGCAGTACGTAGTCCACTATCACCTtgctgatacacttgtattaaataggtattttaaggCACTTTTATGTTATATTTCATTATATTTAGGTAGTTAATTGCATAGTTTTTagctagtttctttattttttgctATTTTTAGTTGTCTTGGCTTAATTTCTagtttttttatgttttattaggTAAATTTATACAATTCTAAGGCATAGAACACACTTATACTGTTGGAAAATCAAAAAgcagcaaattctgcactttagaaAATTACACAGGCCTGTGTAACAATTTGTTAGGAGAAATGCTGAAGAGAGCAAGTACATGGGCAATGTAAAGGGACCCATGTAAAGATCCCTGGCCAATGTAACCTTTTGTCACCCCAAACTTGGAAACCTTTAAGAACTCCAAAGAGTTACATGACCTTCCTTGTGTAATGAAGCACAAATCATGTAAAATGCCCCAGCTTAGACTAAAAATCGACTCTAATTCTATTTCGCATGACTTGGACAGACTTTTAAGGCCTCCAGGACTCTAAATTAAAGGATTTTATGCTAGATATAAATACAGGAAGTCATGAACAAGCCAAGGATCACATTCCTTACATTCTAACTTAGTTTTTTCGACAATTTGGAGAGATTTGCACAAGATTTTAAGGAGAGATTCACAGCCAAAGTTTTAAAAGTTCAAAGCTGCAGAGTCTCCTACTTGGGtttctttgttttatttcttcagaTGCTTTataattgttattttaatttaatgttgattgttgaactcaccatgagtgagtagttctcttaattctagaattagggatgtagcacttttgattttattatgaatttaccttaattttatttaataaatttggaaattggtttgttgattcaatttcttgtgatcttaatgcatgccatGTGTAGAGCTCCACTTAATTGtgattctagatattaattgaaggactaaaaggtgaagattaatattagaaaatcaagttattaAACTTAGGATTtttgacctagaaataggctaaaatTCTATGTGGAATGCATATTTAATCGAAGAGCTTAAATAAtcttaattaagattgatcaccaCAAAAGTGCGGTTCAGGTTAAttgaaatacaccttgagtgccatGAGAGAGGATTTAAGATAACCCAATATTAACTTCCTTCAAAGTGACAATCTTCCaatttattgaatgaatgagaTTAGATCTGTAATAGATTGATGTGTGAATCCCTAATTCTGGaattattttcattaattattttcttgagtTTATTTTATTGCTTCGCTCTTGTTATTTTCATTAGCTTTAGTTAATTTTAGTTCTAATTCTTATCATCATTATATTTGGTAGTCTAGATAGTTAAAAATTTGCTATTTAGTTTGGTGCTCACAAATTCCTCGTggaaacgatactctactcactactctaTTTCTTTTTAATGACCCATGCACTTGAGGGATTTTATGCAATAAGTTTTTGGCATCATTACTAGGGAATTTTGCTGATATTAGGCAATAGGCAATATAGCTAATCTAGATATTTtgctttatttaatttttattagatattttattttatttccttttatttcttttttagatTCCTATTTAGTTTATGACTAGAACTAAATCGGAAGAAGATATACTTGAATTGGATCTCAAAATAGATAGAACTCTAAGAGCCATCAAGAGGGGGAAGAAGTAATAGGAAACTGAAACTTCAATCATGGCAGCAAACAACAGGCCATAATTCTTGAGGGGGACTATGGAGCCCTAACTATCCAAGGATTCCAATCGAGTGTCACTAGGCCTATACTTGgggctaataattttgaacttaaaccagcatggctccaaatgattcaacaaactcaATTTTGAGGGTCACTTATAGaagatccacactatcacctTCAATGCTTTCTTGCTCTTTGTGACACATTCCAGATGAATGGTATTTCTGAGGACGCTATTAGACTCATagcattcccattctctcttAGAGACAAAGCAAGAAAGTGGTTATTTTCTCAACCTATAGGATCATTCAGTAACTGGCCTAATCTTTTACAGACCTTTTTAGCAAAATACTTCCCACCTACAAAGACTGAAAAATTGAGAATATAGCTAAAAACCTTTAGGTAGAAAGATAATGAATCACTCTACAATGCATGGGAAAGGTATAAGGATCTACAGATGGAGTGCCCACACCATGGTATTGAGGACTGGTTCCTAATTTAAAACTTCTACAATGGTTTACTACCATCCATAAGGAGTATAGTAGATTCAACAGTTGATggagatctaatggagaaaataaCCACTGAATCTCTTAAACTTTTAGAGAGAGTTGCGTATCACAACTTTGAATGGTCAAACGAAAGAGGAGACATGAGGAGAACAGCTGGAATTCTAGAATTAGATGCCCTCAGTATGATCAATGCTCATTTTCATCAACTTTCAAAGAGGTTTGACAAAATGTAACCCAATACAATCAGGACAAGCAATCATGTCTGCGATCACTATGGAGGAGGACACCTAAGCTCAGAATGCAATAACTTTAGTGAGCCATCCAtagaatagatgaactatgtgaacaaTAGTGGGAACTTCAACCAGAGGACAACCAATAACCCTTAGTCCAATACCTACAACCCTGGACATAGGaagcacccaaatttctcatggtcaaatTTGCAGAACTAATAAAGTTAACCAATAAATAGACAGCAAGGTTACAAACCGATACCACTAAGCTTTCAGAATAAAGGTCAGAATGTAGCTCAACCACCACCACCCCCATAATGTCAATAACCTGAACTTAAGATGACTATGAAATCCATGATGGAAAGCTTCTTAGCAGTTCAACAGTAGTAGAATGAGATGATCAAACAACTCACTTTCAGAATGGACCAATTAGCAATTCACAATAAAATACTTGAGAACCAAATTGCTCAGTAAGCCAGTTCTTCAAGCAAAGCCATTGGTAAATTGCCTAATCAACCAAAGATGAACCCAAAGGAACAATGTAAGGTAATTACCTTGAGGAGTGATAGAACTTTAGAGGACCAATAACCAGAAGGAAAGCATGATACAATGAAAGAAACTTCTAATGAATCTAAAAACTAGCAAAGGGTAAACACAAAGAAGCTGATAAAGATAaggaatagaaaaaaaaaaagaataaggaGCTACCCAAACCTTATGAACCACCATTGCCTTTTCCTAAAGGTTTTAGAAAGTTAAATTGGACAagcaatttgaaaaatttttggaagttttgCAAAAACTTTACATGAAcattcaattcactaaagctctaTCTTAAATGCCATCCTATGCAAAGTTCCTAAATGAGATCCTCTCAAACAAAAGAATACTAGATGACTATGAGACAGTAGCTCTCACAGAGGAATGCAATGCCATATTACAAAACAAGCTACTTTCAAAGCTCAAAGACCCTAGAAGTTTTTCCATACATTGTCTAATTTGCAACATGAATATCAACAAAGCTCTTTGTGACTTAGGAGCAAGTGTCAATTTGATGCCCCTTTCTATCTATCAGAAGCTGAATGTTGGAGAGCTAAAGCTgattgcaatcttattacaattGGCAGATAGATCTGTCAAATATCCAATAGGCATCCTAGAGAACATCCCTATAAAAGTTGGAAAATTCTTTATACCAGTCAACTTTGTTGTTCTAAAAATGAAGGAAGATGTTCAGATTCCCATAATCTTAGGAAGGCCTTTATTAGCAACTTTGGAGCAATCACTGATGTTAAAAATGGGCGGTTAACTCTAAAAATAGGGGAGGAAGAAGTGAAAGTCAAATTGTTTCAAGCAATAAAACATAAGCCAAACACAGACAAGTGCTTAAgggttgatattattgatgagctagTAGAAAAAGGAGTTCAACAAGAGCTATCTAGAAGATCCTCTTAAAGCATATCTTGTGCATAGCAATACTATAGAAGATGAAAACAAAGAAATTACAGCCTGTGCACAAACTTTAAAAGCTAGCCCACTACTACCAATGGATCAAGCACTTAAAGTGGAGGAATTGAAACAAACTCCCATCTTGGCAGAACCAAAAGAGGCTACACCACAGGTAGAGctaaaacctcttccttccactaTCAAGTATGCATTTTTTGGTTCAAATTCAACTTAACAGAGttaaaagaggagaaacttttAAGACAATTAAGAACCCATAGGAAGATCATTGGGTATACAATTAATGACCTTAAGGGAATTAGCCCTTCCATTTGTATGCATAGAATACCCATGGAAGAGAATAGTAAACCCACCATAAAACATTAAAGACGATTAAACCTTAACATGAAAGAGGTTGTAAAGAAAGAAATTCTATAACTATTAGATGTAAGTGTAATCTACCCTATATctaatagtaaatgggttagtccggtAAATGTAGTACCTAAGAAAGGTAGgataactattataaaaaaatGAAAGTAATGAGTTAATCCTTACTAAGACAGTCACTAGTTGGcagatgtgcattgattatagaaaGTTGAATAGTGCCAATcggaaagaccattttcctctcccttttatcgaccaaatgcttgagagactagccaagaattcttatttttgctatcgaCCCCTTTATTTAGGATTTTTCCAAATCCTAATTCACCCAAAAGACCAGGAAAAGACTACATTTACTTATCCCTCTGGCACTTTTGTCTATAGGGAAATGCCTTTTGGTCTATGCAATGCCCCTActacttttcaaagatgcatgatgactATTTTCTCTGACTTTATTGAGAATATCATGTAAGTATTTATCGATGATTTTTCTATTTATAGCACTACCTTCGATGAGTGTTTAACTAATCTTTCTAAAGTGTTGCAAATATGTGAGGAATCTAACCTAGTACTTAATTGGGAGagatgccacttcatggtaagagaaGGCATAGTGCTTAGTCACCTAGTATGAGAAAGATAGATCAAAGTGGACAAGGTAAGGATCAA
This is a stretch of genomic DNA from Hevea brasiliensis isolate MT/VB/25A 57/8 chromosome 12, ASM3005281v1, whole genome shotgun sequence. It encodes these proteins:
- the LOC131171233 gene encoding uncharacterized protein LOC131171233 produces the protein MPSYAKFLNEILSNKRILDDYETVALTEECNAILQNKLLSKLKDPRSFSIHCLICNMNINKALCDLGASVNLMPLSIYQKLNVGELKLIAILLQLADRSVKYPIGILENIPIKVGKFFIPVNFVVLKMKEDVQIPIILGRPLLATLEQSLMLKMGG